A stretch of DNA from Leptolyngbya sp. SIO1E4:
TCAGGTGTTGCCGCCGCCGTCACAGTTTTTGCCCGTTTTGTTTGAAAGTGACTTTCGAGTGGGTTTAGGGTCGCAATCGGCGTCCATTTATCAGTCGGTCACTGTGACGCTCATTCGCGTTTCCTTGGGCATGGCGATCGCCTTTGTGGGTTCCATTGCCTGTGGTCTGCTGATCAGCCTCTCCAAGTGGTCAGAGTTATTTATTCTGCCGATTCTGGGCTTGATGGCCCCGATCGCCCCCATCGCCTGGGTGCCCCTGGCGCTGGTTGTGTTTGGCGTTAGCAACCTGACAGCGGTTTTCATCGTGTTTATGGGGGTGTTTTTCACCCTGACCATTGCCACCGTAGCGGAAATCAAGCGGCTTCCCGACAATCTGTTAATGACTGCGCAAAATCTGGGCGGTGGCAGCTTTAATCGCTGGCGCTGGGTGATTATTCCAGCGGTTTTGCCGGGGGTGTTTACCCTGCTAAGACTCAATTTCATTGCAGCTTGGATGGCCGTTTTGGCGGCAGAAATGACTGGATTGCGTGATGGCCTGGGCACCGTGGTGATGACCGGGCGCAACCTGTTCAACAGCAATCTCATTTTGCTGGGGATTTGCATCATTGGCATCACCGGATTTGCCGTCGACCGCCTGCTGCTGTTCATTCAGCGGAAGTTTTTCTGGTGGCAAGTGTAGGTATGGAGCGTGATCATATTTCTCGGTCGCCCCTCTCAACTGGGCCTATACTTTCCTGCCAGCAGCTGACGAAAGGGTTTGCCAGCGGACGTCAAGCCACAACCGTTTTAGAGAACATCCATCTTGATGTAGCACCGGGGGATTTTGTCACCATTTTGGGGCAATCGGGCGGTGGCAAATCGACCCTGCTGCAGCTTCTGGGCGGCTTCATTGCGCCTACTCAAGGGCAGGTGTTGTTTCACGGCGTGCCGCTCAAGGGCATCACCCCTAAGATCGGCATGGTCTTTCAAGAAAACACGCTATATCCCTGGCTGACGGTGGAGCAAAACATTGGCTTTGGCTTCAAGGTCAGGGGCAAAAAGCGTCGCCAATATCAGCATCAGGTCAGCGATGTCCTGGAGCATGTAGGGCTGGCCCAATCTCGCACTCTGTACCCTCACCAGCTCTCTGGCGGGATGAAACAGCGGGTGTCGATCGCCCGTTCCATTGCTGTTCAACCCGATGTGTTGCTGTTAGATGAACCCTTTTCGGCGTTAGACATTCAACTCCGGAGGCGGTTACAAGGCTTTTTATCCACGATTTGGCAAGACACCGCAACCACGATGGTGCTGGTCACCCACAACGTCGAAGAAGCGATCTTACTCGGCCAAAAACTGCTGGTGATTGGCGACAAACCCGGTCGCATTATTGAAACAGTCGATATTGCAGCAGCTCAGTTTCGCGATCGCTACGACCCGCAATTTTTAGCGCTGCAGCGCCATTTAGAAACCGTCATTGAAACCGATGCTCAGACCCAGACCTCACTCCACAGGCCCTTTGTGGAGCCCCCTCAAGTCCTTGATCCAACCTGAACAACCTTAATGTGAGAGTCATCCGACAGTCATCCTATCCCCAGTTTGTTGGCGTCAAGGCTGTACTCGGGCTGGGTATTGCGCCTTATGAATTTTGAGAATGGTTCGGGAATTCAGCCGCTTCACGTCTGGATGACTTTTGAGGAAATTAATAAACGTCAGTAGATCTTGATTGTCTTTGTAAATGTATTCCAGCATGAGATTTAACTCCCCCGTGACCGAGGCAATGTAGCTAATATTTTCCATCGCCATCAGCTGATTGAGGCTGGCTTCTAAAAAGGATGGCTGCACTTCTAGTTCTAGATAGGCCACATTTTCATGTTTGACTTTACCCGTATTGATAAAGGCACTAATAGAAATAATCGCTTCATCAAGTAACCGTTTAACTCGATAGCGAATCGTTGCCTCAGGCGAGTCGATAGAGCGGGCAATGTCGCTGTAGGCAATCCGACCATTTTTTTGTAAAAGCTCAATAATTTTTAGATCTAATTGATCTATTTGATATCCTTCAATGGCCTGGATCTCTGGGTCAGGAGGAGAGATTTGCATAGTTCTATCGTTAGGCGATCGCAGTCATAAATATCCATACTACAAGCCCTGGTAGCATGACTCATTCATTGCCGGCATTTATGGATTCCGTATAATCTAGACCAGATTCAACGATATCAGCAAAAAAATGTAGCCATCTCTACGGTTATGAGTAAAGACAAGCAGTATTCTTGTCCTGATAGAGAGGTTGGCTTGGTGTAGCAACCGCGATCGACCATGAGCTGAATGATGTCTATTTGTTTGGGGTAAGTGGACTTTCTGATGATGGACTGAGGTTGGTTATCGAAATCTTGCCGATCTCATTTGATCAGAGTGTGCAGCGGTGCAGCGGTTCGTCTGCGTTGAATAAACTCAGCAGGCTGATTTGTCAGCACTTTGCGTGGTTGCCTTAGCATCCGACTTTTTATTCTGGATAGCGTTTTCAACTAATATGAAGGTCAATTATTTGGAGCATCAAAAAGGTGTAGATTCTCACCGAGTTGGCTTGGATATCTCTGTTTCAGGCTTGACTAAGTACCTGAACGGTAAGCCACTCTATGAGGATTTTTATCTTCATATTCCCAGCCAAAAGATTACCTGCATTTTTGGTCCCAACGGTTGTGGTAAGTCAACTTTACTGAACATGATTTCGGGCCTAATACCAGTCGACTCAGGACAACTTTTCTTTGGTGGCAAGCCCCGCTCTGAAGTCAACCTCGGCTATGTTTTTCAGAATTACCGAGACGCTCTTTTTCCTTGGCTAAGAGCAATTCAAAACATTGAATATCCCCTTTTGAGTGCAGGCTTTTCTCGCCTCAAGCGACGCGCTCGTGTCGAAGAGTTGATTCATCAATTTAATGTGGGCTTTGATCTGTCCCGTTACCCCTATGAGCTATCTGGTGGTCAACAGCAGTTAGTCTCCATCATGCGTGCCCTGGCCACCCAACCCAATGTGTTATTCCTCGATGAACCATTCTCGGCATTAGATTACGAGGCGACGTTAGCTATTCGAGACAAATTGCAGGATGTGTTTGTCGAAACGGGGGTCACAATCGTCATGATTTCTCACGACTTAGAAGAGGCTGTCTATCTAGCCGACCATATTTTATTGCTGACCAAGCGACCTACCCGGATTGCTGAAAGCGTTGTTTTTAATGCTAGCCGTCCTCGCACATTAGCAACCTTGTCAGACCCAGAGTTTGTGCGGATCAAAGCCCATAGTCTGGATGTCTTTCGGCGTGAGGCGAGTTAAAGATGGCAAAGGCGAAACTGCGTTTTTCAAGTGGTGTGTCCTCTTTTTTGGTGGCCAATACAGGCACCATCCTCATTCTTATGGTTTGGTGGGTGGTTACGGCACTGCAGTTAATCAATCCAGTGTTATTGCCGAGCCCTGTTGAGACTTTTGTCGCATTGTGGGAAGGCATGGCCGGTGGTGGGCTCTTGCTGGATTTTTGGCTAACCCTATATCGCAGTCTTTATGCCTTTGTGATTGCCGCTTTTTTGGGAATTCCGATTGGTATTTTGCTAGGAGCTAATGAAAATTTATATCGTTCTTTTGAGTTCCTGATTGATTTTTTTCGCTCCACGCCAGCAACAGCAATGTTCCCTTTATTTTTAGTCGTTTTTGGGATTGGCGACTTCTCAAAGGTTGCAGTCGCCGCCTTTGCTGGCGGATTAGTTATTTTCTTTAATGTTGCCTACGGCGTTATGAATACTCGGAAAACCCGAATCATGGC
This window harbors:
- a CDS encoding ABC transporter permease, yielding MAKAKLRFSSGVSSFLVANTGTILILMVWWVVTALQLINPVLLPSPVETFVALWEGMAGGGLLLDFWLTLYRSLYAFVIAAFLGIPIGILLGANENLYRSFEFLIDFFRSTPATAMFPLFLVVFGIGDFSKVAVAAFAGGLVIFFNVAYGVMNTRKTRIMAARIMGAPRWRIFFDVIFFETLPQTFIGLRTAISLTLVVIIVAEMFIGSTNGMGQRIIDAQQVFDMPDMYASIIATGIMGYGLNQLFLLTENKFIHWKGR
- a CDS encoding AsnC family transcriptional regulator; amino-acid sequence: MQISPPDPEIQAIEGYQIDQLDLKIIELLQKNGRIAYSDIARSIDSPEATIRYRVKRLLDEAIISISAFINTGKVKHENVAYLELEVQPSFLEASLNQLMAMENISYIASVTGELNLMLEYIYKDNQDLLTFINFLKSHPDVKRLNSRTILKIHKAQYPARVQP
- a CDS encoding ABC transporter ATP-binding protein: MKVNYLEHQKGVDSHRVGLDISVSGLTKYLNGKPLYEDFYLHIPSQKITCIFGPNGCGKSTLLNMISGLIPVDSGQLFFGGKPRSEVNLGYVFQNYRDALFPWLRAIQNIEYPLLSAGFSRLKRRARVEELIHQFNVGFDLSRYPYELSGGQQQLVSIMRALATQPNVLFLDEPFSALDYEATLAIRDKLQDVFVETGVTIVMISHDLEEAVYLADHILLLTKRPTRIAESVVFNASRPRTLATLSDPEFVRIKAHSLDVFRREAS
- a CDS encoding ABC transporter ATP-binding protein — translated: MERDHISRSPLSTGPILSCQQLTKGFASGRQATTVLENIHLDVAPGDFVTILGQSGGGKSTLLQLLGGFIAPTQGQVLFHGVPLKGITPKIGMVFQENTLYPWLTVEQNIGFGFKVRGKKRRQYQHQVSDVLEHVGLAQSRTLYPHQLSGGMKQRVSIARSIAVQPDVLLLDEPFSALDIQLRRRLQGFLSTIWQDTATTMVLVTHNVEEAILLGQKLLVIGDKPGRIIETVDIAAAQFRDRYDPQFLALQRHLETVIETDAQTQTSLHRPFVEPPQVLDPT
- a CDS encoding ABC transporter permease subunit, whose amino-acid sequence is MPHSSPGAPAWQPSLLAIACGLLSCGVLVAIWEVAGSNPANPVTQVLPPPSQFLPVLFESDFRVGLGSQSASIYQSVTVTLIRVSLGMAIAFVGSIACGLLISLSKWSELFILPILGLMAPIAPIAWVPLALVVFGVSNLTAVFIVFMGVFFTLTIATVAEIKRLPDNLLMTAQNLGGGSFNRWRWVIIPAVLPGVFTLLRLNFIAAWMAVLAAEMTGLRDGLGTVVMTGRNLFNSNLILLGICIIGITGFAVDRLLLFIQRKFFWWQV